In Populus trichocarpa isolate Nisqually-1 chromosome 7, P.trichocarpa_v4.1, whole genome shotgun sequence, the following proteins share a genomic window:
- the LOC7490181 gene encoding probable glucan 1,3-alpha-glucosidase, which yields MKPLAPLILSLLFLTSQTVLSFKREEFRNCHQTPFCKRARSRSPGACTLTPHSISISNGDLTAKLLSKTDEQIRPLILSLSVYQDGILRLKIDEDYNHPDPPVPKRRFQVPDVVLPEFESNKLWLQRLSTETVDGESSPSTVVYLSDGYDAVLRHDPFEIYIRDKKSGNQKLISLNSHQLFDFEQLRVKQEKQDSDNNEDSGSDDNWEERFRSHTDTRPYGPQSISFDVSFYNAEFVSGIPEHATSLALKPTRGPGVEKDSEPYRLFNLDVFEYLNESPFGLYGSIPLMISHGKEGRSAGFFWLNAAEMQIDVLGDGWDAESGIELVKQKSIDTFWMSEAGIVDAFFFVGPEPKDVVKQYTSVTGRPSMPQLFSIAYHQCRWNYRDEEDVENVDAKFDEHDIPYDVLWLDIEHTDGKRYFTWDPVLFPNPEEMQKKLAAKGRHMVTIVDPHIKRDDSFRLHKEATEKGYYVKDASGKDFDGWCWPGSSSYLDMVNPEIRSWWGDKFSYENYVGSTPSLYIWNDMNEPSVFNGPEVSMPRDALHHEGIEHRELHNAYGYYFHMATSNGLLKRGGGNDRPFVLSRAFFPGSQRYGSVWTGDNTADWDHLRVSVPMILTLGLSGISFSGADVGGFFGNPEPELLVRWYQLGAFYPFFRAHAHQDTKRREPWLFGEKNTRLIREAIRVRYMLLPYFYTLFREANTTGLPVMRPLWMEFPSDEITFSNDEAFMVGSSLLVQGIYTERAKYTSVYLPGKELWYDIRTGAAYKGGKTHKLEAKEESVPAFQRAGTIIPRKDRLRRSSTQMVNDPYTLVIALNSSQAAEGELYIDDGKSYEFLQGAYIHRRFVFANGKLTSINLAPSSSSKSQFSSKSILERIILLGYSPGPKNALIEPANQEVEVELGPLMLEGGRGSSVVTIRKPAVQVSDDWTIKIL from the exons aTGAAACCCCTCGCTCCCCTCATCCTTTCCCTCCTCTTTCTCACCTCCCAAACAGTCCTTTCCTTCAAACGAGAAGAATTCCGCAACTGCCACCAAACTCCCTTCTGCAAACGCGCTCGTTCTCGCTCCCCCGGCGCGTGCACTCTAACCCCTCACAGCATCTCCATCTCCAACGGCGACCTAACCGCTAAACTACTCTCTAAAACTGATGAACAAATCCGACCCTTGATTCTCTCCCTCTCCGTCTACCAAGATGGAATCCTACGTCTCAAAATCGACGAAGATTACAACCACCCGGACCCACCTGTTCCTAAACGACGGTTTCAGGTCCCTGATGTCGTCCTTCCAGAGTTCGAATCTAACAAGCTCTGGCTCCAACGACTCTCAACGGAAACTGTGGACGGCGAATCCTCTCCATCAACGGTTGTTTACTTATCTGATGGGTACGACGCCGTTCTCCGTCACGATCCGTTTGAGATCTACATTCGTGATAAGAAGTCGGGTAATCAGAAATTAATTTCGCTAAACTCTCATCAGTTATTTGATTTCGAGCAATTGAGAGTGAAACAAGAAAAGCAAGATAGCGATAATAATGAGGATAGTGGTAGTGATGATAATTGGGAGGAGAGATTTAGGTCTCATACTGATACGAGACCTTATGGGCCACAATCGATTAGCTTTGATGTTTCATTTTATAATGCTGAATTTGTTTCGGGGATTCCGGAACACGCAACGAGTTTGGCGTTGAAGCCGACTAGAGGGCCGGGAGTTGAGAAAGATTCGGAGCCATATAGGCTGTTTAATTTGGATGTGTTTGAGTATTTGAACGAGTCTCCGTTTGGATTGTATGGGTCGATTCCTTTGATGATTTCGCATGGTAAAGAAGGGAGGAGTGCGGGGTTCTTTTGGTTGAATGCTGCGGAAATGCAGATTGACGTGTTAGGAGATGGGTGGGATGCGGAGTCTGGGATCGAGTTGGTTAAGCAGAAGAGTATTGATACGTTTTGGATGAGTGAGGCGGGGATTGTGGATGCGTTTTTCTTTGTTGGTCCGGAACCAAAAGATGTTGTGAAACAGTATACGAGTGTAACAGGGAGACCTTCGATGCCACAGTTGTTTTCCATTGCCTATCATCAATGTAGGTGGAATTATAGGGATGAAGAGGATGTGGAGAATGTGGATGCAAAATTTGATGAGCATGATATTCCATATGATGTTTTGTGGCTTGATATTGAGCATACAGATGGTAAAAGGTATTTTACATGGGATCCGGTGTTGTTTCCAAACCCAGAGGAGATGCAAAAGAAGTTGGCAGCCAAAGGGAGGCATATGGTGACTATTGTGGATCCTCATATTAAGAGGGATGATTCCTTTAGGTTGCACAAGGAGGCTACTGAGAAAGGATATTATGTAAAGGATGCAAGTGGAAAGGATTTTGATGGGTGGTGCTGGCCTGGGTCATCTTCTTATTTGGATATGGTTAATCCAGAGATTAGGTCGTGGTGGGGTGATAAGTTCTCGTATGAAAATTATGTTGGTTCAACTCCTTCATTATATATTTGGAATGATATGAATGAGCCTTCTGTGTTCAATGGTCCAGAG GTCTCAATGCCAAGAGATGCTTTACACCATGAAGGCATTGAACACCGGGAGTTGCATAATGCCTATGGCTACTACTTCCACATGGCAACATCTAATGGTCTTCTAAAACGTGGGGGTGGGAATGACAGACCTTTTGTTTTGTCAAGAGCCTTCTTCCCAGGGAGTCAAAGATACGGATCTGTTTGGACAGGAGATAACACAGCAGATTGGGATCACCTGAGGGTTTCAGTTCCAATGATCTTGACACTTGGTCTCTCTGGAATTTCATTCTCTG GTGCGGATGTTGGTGGGTTCTTTGGCAACCCAGAGCCTGAGTTATTAGTTCGCTGGTATCAACTTGGTGCCTTCTATCCTTTCTTCAGGGCCCATGCCCATCAGGACACCAAAAGACGAGAACCTTGGTTATTTGG AGAGAAAAACACACGGCTAATAAGAGAGGCCATACGTGTTCGGTACATGTTGCTCCCTTATTTCTACACATTATTTAGAGAGGCAAACACTACTGGCCTTCCTGTCATGCGCCCCTTGTGGATGGAATTTCCTTCTGATGAAATTACTTTCAGCAATGATGAGGCTTTCATGGTTGGAAGCAGTCTCCTGGTGCAAGGAATCTACACTGAG CGAGCAAAATACACATCTGTTTACCTGCCTGGGAAAGAATTATGGTATGACATTAGAACTGGAGCTGCATACAAGGGAGGCAAAACCCACAAGCTGGAGGCCAAAGAGGAAAGTGTTCCTGCTTTTCAAAGGGCTGGAACTATTATACCCAGGAAAGACCGGCTTCGTCGAAGCTCCACGCAGATGGTGAATGATCCTTATACACTG GTGATAGCTCTAAACAGTTCTCAAGCAGCTGAAGGCGAGCTCTACATCGATGATGGAAAAAGCTATGAATTTTTGCAAGGGGCTTACATCCATCGCCGTTTTGTCTTTGCTAATGGAAAGCTTACATCCATAAATCTGGCCCCCTCCAGCAGTAGCAAATCCCAATTTTCATCAAAGAGCATCCTCGAAAGGATTATACTGCTAGGTTACTCTCCTGGACCAAAGAATGCTCTCATTGAACCGGCAAATCAGGAGGTCGAAGTTGAACTCGGGCCCCTTATGCTTGAAGGGGGGCGTGGATCTTCTGTAGTAACCATCCGCAAACCAGCTGTCCAAGTTTCCGATGACTGGACAATAAAAATTTTGTAA
- the LOC18100930 gene encoding amino acid permease 4 has translation MYINLGRSKAKTAQQSVISPIYIFVVFLIKPSFVHIRVPRFEGRGGLARIMQMGENAASKNCHNNHHLHNHHQVFDISIDVLPQNGSKCFDDDGRLKRTGTLWTASAHIITAVIGSGVLSLAWAVAQLGWVAGPAVMFLFSLVTYYTSSLLTDCYRTGDPDTGKRNYTYMDAVESILGGVKVKLCGFIQYLGLFGIAIGYTIASSISMMAIKRSNCFHQSGGQNPCHLSSNPYMIMFGITEILLSQIPDFDQLWWLSIVAAVMSFTYSSIGLGLGIGKVAVNGTFKGSLTGISIGTVTETEKIWRSFQALGAIAFAYSYSVILIEIQDTVKSPPAESKTMKKAARISIVVTTTFYMLCGCMGYAAFGDLAPGNLLTGFGFYNPYWLIDIANAAIVIHLVGAYQVFCQPLFAFIEKWANQKWPKSYFITKEFNIAVPGLGLYKLNLFRLVWRTIFVILTTVISMLLPFFNDVVGILGALGFWPLTVYFPVEMYIVQRKIPKWSTRWICLQMLSMACLVISLVAVAGSLAGVVLDLKAYKPFKTSY, from the exons ATGTATATAAACCTGGGGAGATCCAAGGCAAAGACAGCGCAGCAATCGGTAATCTCACCTATCTATATCTTTGTcgtgtttttaataaaaccctCTTTTGTACATATTCGAGTTCCTCGGTTTGAGGGGAGAGGAGGGCTTGCTAGAATAATGCAG ATGGGTGAGAATGCTGCCTCAAAGAACTGCCACAACAACCACCACCTCCACAACCATCACCAGGTCTTTGACATCTCCATTGATGTGCTTCCTCAAAATGGTTCCAAATGCTTTGACGATGATGGCCGCCTTAAGAGAACTG GTACTCTATGGACTGCTAGTGCCCACATAATAACAGCGGTGATAGGATCAGGAGTTCTTTCCTTGGCATGGGCAGTAGCTCAACTAGGATGGGTTGCTGGTCCTGCTGTCATGTTCTTGTTCTCACTTGTTACTTACTATACCTCATCTCTACTCACTGACTGTTACCGGACCGGCGATCCCGATACAGGAAAAAGAAACTATACATACATGGACGCTGTTGAATCCATTCTAG GTGGAGTAAAGGTCAAGTTGTGTGGCTTTATTCAGTACCTGGGCCTATTTGGTATTGCCATTGGCTACACCATTGCATCATCCATAAGCATGAT GGCAATTAAAAGGTCAAATTGTTTCCATCAAAGTGGTGGACAGAACCCATGTCACCTTTCGAGCAACCCATATATGATCATGTTTGGTATAACAGAAATTCTGCTCTCTCAGATCCCAGACTTTGATCAGCTATGGTGGCTCTCTATCGTTGCCGCGGTCATGTCTTTTACTTACTCTAGCATTGGTCTTGGCCTGGGCATTGGCAAAGTTGCAg TTAATGGGACTTTTAAGGGTAGTCTAACTGGGATAAGCATTGGAACCGTAACCGAAACAGAGAAGATATGGAGGAGTTTTCAAGCACTTGGTGCCATAGCCTTCGCGTATTCATATTCTGTCATTCTTATAGAAATTCAA GACACAGTTAAATCTCCACCAGCAGAATCGAAGACAATGAAGAAAGCTGCCAGGATAAGCATTGTAGTGACAACAACTTTCTATATGCTTTGTGGCTGCATGGGATATGCAGCATTTGGAGACCTAGCACCTGGAAATCTCCTCACTGGCTTTGGTTTCTATAACCCATATTGGCTTATTGATATTGCTAACGCCGCCATAGTAATCCACCTAGTAGGAGCATATCAAGTGTTTTGCCAGCCTCTCTTTGCTTTCATTGAGAAATGGGCAAACCAAAAATGGCCTAAAAGTTACTTCATCACCAAGGAATTCAACATCGCAGTCCCAGGCCTTGGGCTATATAAGCTGAATCTCTTTAGATTGGTTTGGAGAACAATATTTGTGATCTTAACCACTGTTATATCAATGCTGCTCCCATTCTTTAATGATGTTGTGGGAATTCTTGGGGCACTTGGTTTCTGGCCTTTGACAGTCTATTTTCCAGTGGAGATGTACATCGTACAAAGGAAGATACCAAAATGGAGCACAAGATGGATTTGTCTCCAAATGCTGAGCATGGCTTGCCTAGTGATTTCACTTGTGGCTGTTGCAGGCTCACTTGCTGGTGTTGTGCTTGACCTTAAGGCTTACAAGCCATTCAAGACAAGCTATTGA
- the LOC7490180 gene encoding ultraviolet-B receptor UVR8 isoform X3: MKSKMVEDEGAASGSEVSGPIRQVILISAGASHSVALLSGNIVCSWGRGEDGQLGHGDAEDRPTPTQLSTLDGLDIISITCGADHTTSYSESRMEVYSWGWGDFGRLGHGNSSDLFTPQPIKALHSLKIRQIACGDSHCLAVTMDGEVQSWGRNQNGQLGLGTTEDSLVPQKIQAFQGDKMIMVACGWRHTISVSSSGGLYTYGWSKYGQLGHGDFEDHLTPHKVEALRDSYISMISGGWRHTMALTSDGNLYGWGWNKFGQVGVGDNIDHCSPVQVKFPHEQKVVQISCGWRHTLAITERQNVFSWGRGTNGQLGHGESMDRNLPKIIEVLSADGSGGHQIEASTVDPSLGKSWVSPSDRYAIVPDESGQAVSVGGNGNDASVPESDVKRIRI, translated from the exons ATGAAAAGCAAAATGGTCGAGGATGAAGGAGCTGCTAGTGGTAGTGAAGTTAGTGGTCCAATTCGTCAAGTTATTCTTATTTCTGCCGGTGCTAGTCACTCTGTTGCTCTTCTTT CTGGAAACATCGTTTGCTCCTGGGGACGAGGAGAGGATGGGCAGTTAGGCCATGGGGATGCTGAGGATAGACCCACTCCTACTCAATTGAGTACATTGGATGGCCTTGATATAATATCAATTACTTGCGGTGCTGATCATACAACTTCATATTCTGAGTCACGAATGGAGGTCTATAGTTGGGGATG GGGTGATTTTGGGAGGCTAGGACATGGAAATTCTAGTGATTTGTTCACTCCTCAGCCAATTAAGGCTTTGCACAGTTTAAAGATAAGGCAAATTGCTTGTGGGGATAGCCATTGTCTGGCAGTCACCATGGACGGTGAGGTGCAAAG TTGGGGGCGGAATCAAAATGGTCAACTTGGTCTTGGCACCACTGAGGACTCCCTTGTGCCTCAGAAAATTCAAGCTTTTCAG GGAGACAAGATGATAATGGTTGCATGTGGGTGGCGGCATACAATATCTGTTTCCTCTTCTGGTGGATTATACACTTATGGATGGAGCAAATATGGTCAACTGGGACATGGGGACTTTGAGGATCACCTGACTCCTCACAAGGTGGAAGCCTTGCGGGATAGTTACATTTCTATG ATATCAGGTGGCTGGAGACACACTATGGCATTGACTTCCGATGGAAACCTTTATGGCTGGGGATGGAATAAG TTTGGACAGGTTGGAGTTGGTGACAACATTGATCATTGCTCTCCTGTGCAAGTTAAATTTCCACATGAGCAG AAAGTAGTCCAGATCTCATGTGGATGGAGGCACACACTTGCTATTACTGAACGACAAAATGTATTTTCTTGGGGAAGAGGCACAAATGGACAACTTGGTCATGGAGAGTCTATGGACCG AAATCTACCGAAAATCATAGAAGTTCTGAGTGCTGATGGATCTGGTGGCCATCAGATTGAAGCTTCAACTGTTGATCCGTCATTAG GGAAAAGCTGGGTTTCACCATCTGATAGATACGCTATTGTTCCTGATGAATCT GGGCAAGCAGTTTCAGTTGGGGGAAATGGGAATGATGCAAGTGTCCCAGAGAGTGATGTCAAACGGATAAGGATTTGA
- the LOC7490180 gene encoding ultraviolet-B receptor UVR8 isoform X1 has product MKSKMVEDEGAASGSEVSGPIRQVILISAGASHSVALLSGNIVCSWGRGEDGQLGHGDAEDRPTPTQLSTLDGLDIISITCGADHTTSYSESRMEVYSWGWGDFGRLGHGNSSDLFTPQPIKALHSLKIRQIACGDSHCLAVTMDGEVQSWGRNQNGQLGLGTTEDSLVPQKIQAFQGVSIKMVAAGAEHTAAVTEDGELYGWGWGRYGNLGLGDRNDRLVPEKVSLVNLQGDKMIMVACGWRHTISVSSSGGLYTYGWSKYGQLGHGDFEDHLTPHKVEALRDSYISMISGGWRHTMALTSDGNLYGWGWNKFGQVGVGDNIDHCSPVQVKFPHEQKVVQISCGWRHTLAITERQNVFSWGRGTNGQLGHGESMDRNLPKIIEVLSADGSGGHQIEASTVDPSLGKSWVSPSDRYAIVPDESGQAVSVGGNGNDASVPESDVKRIRI; this is encoded by the exons ATGAAAAGCAAAATGGTCGAGGATGAAGGAGCTGCTAGTGGTAGTGAAGTTAGTGGTCCAATTCGTCAAGTTATTCTTATTTCTGCCGGTGCTAGTCACTCTGTTGCTCTTCTTT CTGGAAACATCGTTTGCTCCTGGGGACGAGGAGAGGATGGGCAGTTAGGCCATGGGGATGCTGAGGATAGACCCACTCCTACTCAATTGAGTACATTGGATGGCCTTGATATAATATCAATTACTTGCGGTGCTGATCATACAACTTCATATTCTGAGTCACGAATGGAGGTCTATAGTTGGGGATG GGGTGATTTTGGGAGGCTAGGACATGGAAATTCTAGTGATTTGTTCACTCCTCAGCCAATTAAGGCTTTGCACAGTTTAAAGATAAGGCAAATTGCTTGTGGGGATAGCCATTGTCTGGCAGTCACCATGGACGGTGAGGTGCAAAG TTGGGGGCGGAATCAAAATGGTCAACTTGGTCTTGGCACCACTGAGGACTCCCTTGTGCCTCAGAAAATTCAAGCTTTTCAG GGAGTCTCTATTAAAATGGTTGCTGCTGGTGCTGAACATACTGCAGCTGTCACAGAAGATGGAGAGCTCTATGGATGGGGTTGGGGCCGATATGGGAACTTGGGACTAGGTGACAGAAATGATCGCCTAGTTCCTGAAAAAGTTTCCCTTGTCAAT TTGCAGGGAGACAAGATGATAATGGTTGCATGTGGGTGGCGGCATACAATATCTGTTTCCTCTTCTGGTGGATTATACACTTATGGATGGAGCAAATATGGTCAACTGGGACATGGGGACTTTGAGGATCACCTGACTCCTCACAAGGTGGAAGCCTTGCGGGATAGTTACATTTCTATG ATATCAGGTGGCTGGAGACACACTATGGCATTGACTTCCGATGGAAACCTTTATGGCTGGGGATGGAATAAG TTTGGACAGGTTGGAGTTGGTGACAACATTGATCATTGCTCTCCTGTGCAAGTTAAATTTCCACATGAGCAG AAAGTAGTCCAGATCTCATGTGGATGGAGGCACACACTTGCTATTACTGAACGACAAAATGTATTTTCTTGGGGAAGAGGCACAAATGGACAACTTGGTCATGGAGAGTCTATGGACCG AAATCTACCGAAAATCATAGAAGTTCTGAGTGCTGATGGATCTGGTGGCCATCAGATTGAAGCTTCAACTGTTGATCCGTCATTAG GGAAAAGCTGGGTTTCACCATCTGATAGATACGCTATTGTTCCTGATGAATCT GGGCAAGCAGTTTCAGTTGGGGGAAATGGGAATGATGCAAGTGTCCCAGAGAGTGATGTCAAACGGATAAGGATTTGA
- the LOC7490180 gene encoding ultraviolet-B receptor UVR8 isoform X2 — MKSKMVEDEGAASGSEVSGPIRQVILISAGASHSVALLSGNIVCSWGRGEDGQLGHGDAEDRPTPTQLSTLDGLDIISITCGADHTTSYSESRMEVYSWGWGDFGRLGHGNSSDLFTPQPIKALHSLKIRQIACGDSHCLAVTMDGEVQSWGRNQNGQLGLGTTEDSLVPQKIQAFQGVSIKMVAAGAEHTAAVTEDGELYGWGWGRYGNLGLGDRNDRLVPEKVSLVNGDKMIMVACGWRHTISVSSSGGLYTYGWSKYGQLGHGDFEDHLTPHKVEALRDSYISMISGGWRHTMALTSDGNLYGWGWNKFGQVGVGDNIDHCSPVQVKFPHEQKVVQISCGWRHTLAITERQNVFSWGRGTNGQLGHGESMDRNLPKIIEVLSADGSGGHQIEASTVDPSLGKSWVSPSDRYAIVPDESGQAVSVGGNGNDASVPESDVKRIRI; from the exons ATGAAAAGCAAAATGGTCGAGGATGAAGGAGCTGCTAGTGGTAGTGAAGTTAGTGGTCCAATTCGTCAAGTTATTCTTATTTCTGCCGGTGCTAGTCACTCTGTTGCTCTTCTTT CTGGAAACATCGTTTGCTCCTGGGGACGAGGAGAGGATGGGCAGTTAGGCCATGGGGATGCTGAGGATAGACCCACTCCTACTCAATTGAGTACATTGGATGGCCTTGATATAATATCAATTACTTGCGGTGCTGATCATACAACTTCATATTCTGAGTCACGAATGGAGGTCTATAGTTGGGGATG GGGTGATTTTGGGAGGCTAGGACATGGAAATTCTAGTGATTTGTTCACTCCTCAGCCAATTAAGGCTTTGCACAGTTTAAAGATAAGGCAAATTGCTTGTGGGGATAGCCATTGTCTGGCAGTCACCATGGACGGTGAGGTGCAAAG TTGGGGGCGGAATCAAAATGGTCAACTTGGTCTTGGCACCACTGAGGACTCCCTTGTGCCTCAGAAAATTCAAGCTTTTCAG GGAGTCTCTATTAAAATGGTTGCTGCTGGTGCTGAACATACTGCAGCTGTCACAGAAGATGGAGAGCTCTATGGATGGGGTTGGGGCCGATATGGGAACTTGGGACTAGGTGACAGAAATGATCGCCTAGTTCCTGAAAAAGTTTCCCTTGTCAAT GGAGACAAGATGATAATGGTTGCATGTGGGTGGCGGCATACAATATCTGTTTCCTCTTCTGGTGGATTATACACTTATGGATGGAGCAAATATGGTCAACTGGGACATGGGGACTTTGAGGATCACCTGACTCCTCACAAGGTGGAAGCCTTGCGGGATAGTTACATTTCTATG ATATCAGGTGGCTGGAGACACACTATGGCATTGACTTCCGATGGAAACCTTTATGGCTGGGGATGGAATAAG TTTGGACAGGTTGGAGTTGGTGACAACATTGATCATTGCTCTCCTGTGCAAGTTAAATTTCCACATGAGCAG AAAGTAGTCCAGATCTCATGTGGATGGAGGCACACACTTGCTATTACTGAACGACAAAATGTATTTTCTTGGGGAAGAGGCACAAATGGACAACTTGGTCATGGAGAGTCTATGGACCG AAATCTACCGAAAATCATAGAAGTTCTGAGTGCTGATGGATCTGGTGGCCATCAGATTGAAGCTTCAACTGTTGATCCGTCATTAG GGAAAAGCTGGGTTTCACCATCTGATAGATACGCTATTGTTCCTGATGAATCT GGGCAAGCAGTTTCAGTTGGGGGAAATGGGAATGATGCAAGTGTCCCAGAGAGTGATGTCAAACGGATAAGGATTTGA